ttaacatgtccaaaactcTGTTCATCATCTTGACTGACACTGCCACCACCATCCCCATACACACATGGTGACACAcacctgtttcttctttcctttttctattaaCAGTATCCCACTCTATAAAGTTTCCTAATTTGTTAACTTAGAGatattttcagcttttccctAACCCATTCAGTTAATAAACCTTGTTCTATTTCCAGAATAACTTTTGCATCTGTCTTCTCCTTTTATACTGCCCTGCCTTAGATCAGGGTCTGTGAAGAGTTTTTGTTACTTTGAAAATAGGAGAAATCTCAGGTTGAATGAGACAAGAGAAGGAAGTGAGGTTCTCGACACCAAAATTACATCTGTCAGTAGTTCTTCTGTCACTCTCTTAGCCAAGATGTATCACCCTGTTTCTAGCCTTCTTCCAGCCCCAAGAAGAGGTGGTTAGCATCTGGCCAGGGTAATGGGGGATAGGAGGAGAAAGAATAAGTGAGAGGGAGGATGAAGGCTGCAGGTCTCTTTGCAGGGAGCTTGTTTATTACCTTAGAGTTCTGCTCTCTGTGTTTTCTTACTGCCTCACAGCTTGGGGTTCTGTCAAACCTCAGATAACCTGAATATAACCCTTTCTCTTCTTGAACCTGTGCcatttgattttcttcctctgaCATTATTTAATGTCACTTTCCATAGTCACTTGGAATTATAATTCAAGGAAGCTGTGAGTCAGCTCATCGTGGGATCCACCTTCAAGAACTGGCTCAAAGGCAGTGTTCAGCCCGTGGGAGTCAGTCTGAGAAGCACTTAGATATCTCACCCAGCTGCTGACCCCCTAAACCAGCTAATCTTgagcttttcttctttcatattcTTGACTCTTAACCTATTcagtcttttaatttaatttttaaaaaattttaataaacttttttggggggtggggggaggtaattaggtttatttttatttagttaccattattatttttttaatggaggtactggggattgaacccaggacctcatgcatgctaagcatgagctctaccacttgagctataccctccaacccagtcttttaattttaattccctCAACAGAGACGAGCTTAAGAACATAATCATAGTCCCAAATTGAGGAATGTTTTGTTCAAGATGAGAGATTCCCATTCAAAACTTTCTTGTTCCCTAGCTCAGAATATCCAGGGAATGATTCAGCTAGAAGTAATTTATCTCATGCAAATGTGAGTTAACGATTTGTTGGGGATTCAGTAAGTTTCTTTTAGCCCTTGGGATAGGTTCTTGGTGTTGTTTGGAACTTAGAATTAATGCTGGAGAAAGTTATGTCTGATTGAATAATGTAAACATACTGTTGGCACTATTTCAAGTATATTATGACTTAAACAGATGCTTGAAGGCTAACCTGGGAActtaagcacgtgaaaagattgTTTTAAGGGGAAGTTAATTGGATATTGCCTAGAAGGCTCTCATTTGATCTTCCTAGAGAGAATAATTCACTTCTAATGTTTAATCCCTGGCTACTTCATTAATTCCCTGCTAGCCAGAAAACTGGCGTGTGCCTAAAGTAATGTACCAATTAAGAACTTTTCCAGGTGGTTCATACCCGTCACTTCCATAAACATGGAGAACCAGGTGTTAGCTGTGATGTGATGCAGCTGTACCTGGTTCCAGGTGTGTATCTGTATCTTGTAAGCAGACTTCATTTGTCCTTTTGAATCTCAGAGTTCTCAAACAATATCTTTCAGTATGAGACTCTGCATACGTGTAGGGGCCATTCAGAATAGAGTACAGACAGACTAAGCAGGATGCAGAAGTTATAGAATGGCCTTAAACAGGGAAGTGGGCTGGGCAGATGAGGCCTTATCCTTGGGCCTAAATCCAGTCTGTCTTTGTAGGGGACAGCATGCCAACTGCCAAGCAGCTAGCTGACATTGGCTACAAGACCTTCTCCACCTCCATGATGCTCCTCACTGTGTATGGGGGCTACCTCTGCAGTGTCCGAGCCTACCACTATTTCCAGCGGCGCAGCTCCCAGCGCCAGGCTGCAGAAGAACAGAAGACTTCAAGAGTCCTGTAGAACTGGGGGGCTTTTTTTCCTTGAGCAGAGAGGCCTGAGGCATGCTGTGGAAAGACCTCATCTGCAATCACTTCCAAGTCAAGAGAACTAGGGCCTTAATGGTTTTCGAACTCTGCTGGGAAAAAGTGTCCATGTTTTCTCTGGTACTACCAGTTTGGAGAGGCTATCGAATCGTAACAGGATTGGGAGGGTGAGGCCCACCTACAGACATTAAATACTTTGCCATGTCTGTGTCttggtgtttttatttacttCAATAGAGTATGGACCACAGAGGTGGGGCCTTGACTGCCAGTTTTCTAGTCAGACTGGATTTCCATATGTTAAGTTCTTAGCACCTGTGAAGTGAGGTATATGCATTTTGGGGAGCAGGAATGTCAACTCTCATGATCTTAGAGAAAAGACTATCCCAGCATCTATATAAATCCCCTGAAAAGACTGTAAAGAGCAAAGCTCTTTTTTTGGTCAGTGACCATTCCTGGACCAATTACTGTGTTCAAGTAATGGGGTACACTGGGCCAGCATGGTCACATCGCACCTCTGATTCAAGGAAGGAAGAGACCCTTGTTTAATAGCTCTACCCAAATTGCACGAAGTGGAGGAGGGATAGTTCTAAAACGAAGGGCTATTGGGCAGCCTATAGCAGTGCAGCCCATCTCCTTAAGCACAATGGGTGTAGTGTTAATAGCATAAGGGTCAGTTTCTCATTGTGCCACTGCACAGGAAATCTACCTGCAGGTCTTACTGCAGAGTTGTGAAGAGGATTTGAAAGAAAACGGTATATTCAAGGTAAAATCAACTATAAAGAGAAATATTCtgctattatttcattttgagcTTTGAAGCTTCCTTGTTCACGTCATTGTTGGTGATCCCCCAAAATGTCAACCCCCTTGGACACATGTCCTCTCTCATGTTCTCATGTGCACACTGCTCTGACCTTTGTCACCAGAAAGCCCTTTTccatggttaaaaaaattcagctttcctGTATTCTGAACCCTTTTACTCCCCTCCTCTTGGTGTGTTAACCAAGGACTGCACTGCCTTCTCTGCTGTCTCACTGGCTGTACGGTAGGATCGTCATTCTCCCAGCTCCTTAGTGTCACTTCCAAACAGTGTAAATTCAGTCCTTTTTGAGGAGCTTTCATATATTATCATTTTCACTCTGTCCTAGAACTGGAGACTTTGAATCTTTGgattccttctgtctttctccagTCTGTCAGCTCCTTTGCCAAAAGTGTTTCCCTGTCCAGCCTATGCCCTTAGCTGATCCCCTGAACAactcccctgcctccttccttacCCTTCTGAACTCCAGACCTTGTTCGATTAGTTATCTCTCTAACTCACCCTCTTCTCAGTATATAAACTTGCTTAAGGCTTCCCACTCCCTACCAAAACAAACTACTCAAGATTATTTAAGAAGTCTTTGATGATGTCACTTCCATCCTACCTCCACTACTCCACTGAAACTCGTGGTTCACATCGCTTTTACTGTGCTGCACCCACTCTGATTTCAGTCCTCTTCTGTTTCTGTGCTGCACTGAAGCTCTACTTTGACCACTATCTTGTTCCTTCTACcgctttaactttttcttttgatttcctttgcAGATTTCTCTGCCCACTGATGTACTTCAAAGTTTTGTTCTTGGCCTGTTTTCTTATCCTGTATGTTCCCCCTAGATTATTGTAGGCACTCAATGGTTTTAGCAATACAGAAAGTAGTTAAGTGTTCAGTGTTGGTATCCTGGCTCCACCATTATTGCAGTAGGCCAGTTACTTGTAGCTCCTCTGTTTACCTCTGTCAAGTGAGGATAAAAAAATGGTAGTTCCAAATGTAGAAGATTGGtttgagattaaatgagataattaagcCGGGagtatagtatatttttaaaaaaatttttgtgggggagggttttttatttcttttacaaataagATTTTGAAGTAAGGCAAAATTTAGAGGTATTAATTCTAAGTATTGGAAATATGAGAGCAtgtagcattctttttttttttttttcctttttttttctttcaatttctcaGTAAGTTGAGGGAAGAAAAAGTACTTTTGGTGGCTTCCTATTATTTTTATAGTGGTTCTCAGCAGAGCTGGCACCCCCTCCAATACACAGCAGAGGTGAAAGTATTTTGATTGTCACAATGATTGAGAAGCATCTCTGCACCCCCTCCAATACACAGCAGAGGTGAAAGTATTTTGATTGTCACAATGATTGAGAAGCATCTCTGGCATTTGGTAGGTGAAGGCCAAGGATGCTAGACTTCTTGCAATGCCTAGGATAGTCTTGCGCAACAGATTGTCCCAAGTCCTGCACAACTGTCAAATGTCCCCACAAATATTCAAGTAAGTGCAAAAACAATTTATAATTAGCTGAGCCTGTAACTTCACTCTTACCTATAAACACAGTAGTTTTCGCAGTTTTAGTGTACTTTGAATTCTTTAGGCATGCATCTATGTAAGTGGAGGGAAGATTGTATAgtggtttgttttatttagaaCTTCTGTTCACCATTTCAAAACACCATGGCATTGATGGCAGAGCCTGTTTCCTGGTATTTGAGTCTCTGACACCGCACAATTGTATCAGTCTGCATTTGCAGCCATTGTATTCATGGTGAATACACAGAAGTACAAGGACTGAGTGCTACTATAGTGCTATATATGGGatataatttcattataaattctttttaaaaaattctttatattacTGTTAGGGCATTatgctgtatttaaaaattatgtgtgtaTTAGGTAAGTTAAATATCTATTAGTTGCACTTAAGGATAGTAAAGGGCGTGTTAACAAATATCTGTTACATAAAGTAGGTGGTTTAGAAATAATCCATTCACACTTGGTCAGCTTTTGCTGTGGTGTTGagatgatggttaattttgtttcaacttggctaggctgtgGTGCCCAGTTGTTTGTTAAACATCAGTCTGGATGTTGCTGTGAAGTATTTTTTTAgatgtaattaacatttatatcaGCCTACTTGGAGTAAAGCAaatcatgtatatataatacagaatagATAATTTTCTG
This sequence is a window from Camelus ferus isolate YT-003-E chromosome 12, BCGSAC_Cfer_1.0, whole genome shotgun sequence. Protein-coding genes within it:
- the LOC102507497 gene encoding cytochrome c oxidase assembly protein COX14 isoform X2, whose product is MQLYLVPGDSMPTAKQLADIGYKTFSTSMMLLTVYGGYLCSVRAYHYFQRRSSQRQAAEEQKTSRVL
- the LOC102507497 gene encoding cytochrome c oxidase assembly protein COX14 isoform X1 — its product is MTFCTNSAFAFTVVPGPLPSLVWSWVLLPAAPVGRVDWRPRLDGRERQHPGDSMPTAKQLADIGYKTFSTSMMLLTVYGGYLCSVRAYHYFQRRSSQRQAAEEQKTSRVL
- the LOC102507497 gene encoding cytochrome c oxidase assembly protein COX14 isoform X3, which produces MPTAKQLADIGYKTFSTSMMLLTVYGGYLCSVRAYHYFQRRSSQRQAAEEQKTSRVL